A region from the Lentimonas sp. CC4 genome encodes:
- a CDS encoding CmpA/NrtA family ABC transporter substrate-binding protein yields MVNAKSAFQMEALTSDFSISSQPTAAIRLGYIRLLDAAPLIVAESLGLFRDAGLNVELKREVGWATVRDKLAFGDLDVSQALSPMPFVMQLGIGVAPSKVITGMVLSSNGNAITLSKQLCEEGVECGDSLRRYIKSGYRPRKLVLGVVSLYSSHHFMLCRWLEAHGINPKKDVIITVLPPEQVLRNLRSANIDGFCVGEPWNSVAVQEGFGWCPATSEQIASGYPEKVLATTERFYHERPEDYLRLMGVLSEACALCDAEEQRTAILNILSKPNYLNCTPEVLAHAFSSSFPMGGGRTADGPFLRFKGEDVNRPDQARAKQVLNDLSRFVPHEKLQSVSRTLSSRVYREDIYDQAMNPILS; encoded by the coding sequence ATGGTCAATGCTAAAAGTGCATTCCAGATGGAAGCACTTACTTCAGATTTTTCAATATCCTCACAACCTACGGCTGCAATACGCTTAGGTTATATTCGGCTCTTAGATGCTGCGCCGCTTATCGTGGCTGAGAGTTTAGGACTTTTTCGAGATGCCGGGTTGAACGTCGAACTGAAGCGTGAGGTGGGATGGGCGACAGTTCGAGATAAGCTGGCCTTTGGAGATTTGGATGTGTCTCAAGCACTGAGCCCGATGCCGTTCGTGATGCAATTAGGTATTGGTGTCGCACCAAGTAAAGTGATTACTGGGATGGTGCTTAGTTCTAATGGCAATGCCATTACACTGTCGAAGCAACTGTGTGAGGAAGGGGTGGAGTGTGGTGACAGTTTACGCCGCTATATTAAGAGTGGTTACCGCCCACGTAAGCTCGTGCTTGGTGTGGTGTCTCTCTATTCTTCGCATCACTTTATGCTCTGTCGTTGGTTAGAGGCACATGGCATTAATCCGAAGAAGGATGTGATCATTACAGTGTTACCTCCGGAGCAGGTGCTACGTAATTTACGGTCGGCGAATATTGATGGTTTCTGTGTGGGAGAACCATGGAACTCTGTTGCCGTGCAAGAGGGCTTTGGCTGGTGCCCTGCCACGAGTGAGCAAATTGCGAGTGGCTACCCAGAGAAAGTGTTGGCGACAACGGAGCGTTTTTATCACGAACGCCCAGAAGACTATTTACGTCTTATGGGAGTTTTAAGTGAGGCCTGTGCACTGTGTGATGCAGAGGAGCAGCGCACCGCTATTTTAAATATTCTATCGAAGCCCAACTATTTGAATTGCACACCAGAGGTGCTGGCACACGCATTTTCGTCATCCTTCCCGATGGGCGGTGGTCGCACGGCAGACGGTCCGTTCCTGCGGTTTAAGGGGGAGGATGTAAATCGGCCAGACCAAGCGCGAGCGAAGCAGGTGCTCAACGATCTTTCGAGATTTGTGCCACATGAAAAACTTCAAAGCGTTTCAAGAACCTTAAGCTCCCGTGTGTATCGGGAGGATATTTATGATCAGGCCATGAACCCGATCCTAAGCTAA
- a CDS encoding LysR family transcriptional regulator, with the protein MIETIDSRQLLAFCTLVQTGSFTDTARELSLTQSAISHSVKNLEEDLRCQLVTRTGRKIHITDDGEELYRDAQAILHQMEAARNRIQDRANLGRGRLRIGASTTACQHILPNVLREFNECFPDCMLTITPADTPELLEMVRRHEIDLAVVVSPGTVKDIIVKTLFSDELVLVTSPIHPFAQQKTVKMDEIAQERLVLYNKGSHTFSLIEQYFRQNKLALQNYIELGSMEAIKELIAINYGVSFLASWIVENEVTRGSLTRIKFGRNKIIREWGICYANEKKLSITEETFLGICESVADTIPLAQS; encoded by the coding sequence ATGATAGAAACAATCGACAGTCGACAGCTCCTTGCATTCTGCACCTTGGTCCAAACAGGCAGCTTCACAGATACAGCCCGCGAGCTAAGCCTCACGCAGTCTGCAATCAGTCATTCCGTAAAAAATCTGGAGGAAGATTTACGCTGCCAACTCGTCACACGAACAGGGCGAAAAATCCATATCACAGACGATGGCGAAGAGCTATACAGAGATGCGCAAGCCATTCTCCATCAGATGGAAGCAGCTCGAAACCGCATACAAGATCGAGCCAACTTAGGCAGAGGCCGCCTACGCATTGGGGCGAGCACGACTGCCTGCCAACACATCCTGCCAAACGTCTTACGTGAGTTCAATGAATGCTTCCCCGATTGCATGCTCACCATTACCCCGGCCGACACACCTGAACTACTTGAAATGGTGCGGCGACATGAGATTGATTTAGCGGTCGTAGTCTCACCGGGCACTGTAAAAGACATTATCGTCAAAACACTTTTTTCCGATGAACTGGTGTTAGTGACCTCTCCGATTCACCCTTTTGCCCAACAAAAAACGGTAAAAATGGACGAAATTGCTCAAGAACGTCTCGTTCTATACAATAAAGGCAGCCATACCTTCAGCCTTATTGAGCAGTATTTCCGCCAGAACAAGCTCGCGCTACAGAACTACATTGAGCTCGGCAGCATGGAGGCAATCAAGGAACTGATCGCGATTAATTATGGCGTGAGCTTCCTCGCCTCGTGGATCGTAGAAAACGAAGTCACTCGTGGCAGCCTGACTCGCATCAAATTCGGCCGCAACAAAATCATACGAGAATGGGGCATCTGCTACGCCAACGAGAAGAAACTCTCCATCACCGAAGAAACCTTTCTAGGCATCTGCGAGTCCGTCGCGGATACAATACCGCTGGCGCAGTCTTAG